In a single window of the Bacteroidota bacterium genome:
- a CDS encoding histone deacetylase → MIRLSYSERHPIPLPAGHKFPIEKYKLVREQLEYQGLIKREQLFAPSFIDDDVICLTHDPQWWARAKAHALDDREYRRIGFPKCEELVSRSISSASGTLQCALNALEDGAGMNLAGGTHHAFFDRGEGFCLLNDIAIAANYLLDRGLVQRILVVDLDVHQGNGTASLFENDPRVFTFSVHCRDNYPLHKEKSDLDIELPAFTGDEVYLTTLQEHIPRLIEEFQPDIVFYQSGVDVLATDRLGKLGLSKEGCRERDLLVISQAHRLKIPLVVVMGGGYSETYTSIVNAHCVTYQLVLELYEKSGFYFR, encoded by the coding sequence ATGATCAGACTCAGCTACTCTGAACGCCATCCGATTCCACTGCCGGCGGGACACAAGTTCCCGATCGAGAAGTACAAGTTGGTGCGGGAGCAGCTGGAATATCAGGGCCTGATCAAGCGGGAACAACTGTTTGCCCCTTCGTTCATTGATGATGATGTGATTTGTCTCACGCATGACCCGCAGTGGTGGGCGCGCGCCAAGGCGCATGCACTCGATGACCGCGAGTATCGCCGGATAGGATTCCCTAAATGCGAGGAACTCGTTTCCAGGAGCATATCCTCGGCATCAGGGACCTTGCAATGTGCCCTCAATGCTTTGGAGGATGGCGCTGGCATGAATCTTGCAGGTGGTACCCATCATGCGTTCTTTGACCGTGGAGAAGGTTTTTGCCTCCTGAACGACATTGCTATTGCCGCAAATTACCTTTTGGATCGCGGTTTGGTCCAGCGGATTTTGGTCGTCGATCTCGATGTCCATCAAGGCAACGGAACGGCTAGCCTTTTCGAGAATGATCCAAGGGTGTTCACGTTTTCGGTGCATTGTCGCGACAATTATCCGCTCCACAAGGAAAAAAGCGATCTGGACATCGAATTGCCGGCATTTACCGGGGATGAAGTTTACCTGACGACGCTGCAGGAACATATTCCGCGGTTGATAGAAGAATTCCAACCTGACATCGTTTTCTACCAAAGCGGGGTCGATGTTTTGGCAACGGATCGGCTCGGTAAACTCGGCCTTTCAAAAGAAGGTTGCCGCGAACGGGACCTTTTGGTAATTTCGCAGGCCCATAGACTGAAAATACCTTTGGTGGTCGTAATGGGCGGCGGGTATTCGGAGACTTACACATCGATCGTCAATGCACATTGTGTGACGTATCAACTAGTATTGGAACTTTATGAAAAATCTGGCTTCTATTTTCGGTAA
- a CDS encoding enoyl-CoA hydratase/isomerase family protein, with amino-acid sequence MEKNEYVRYEVIDRVAWITIDRPDKRNALNFTMVSELLEAFKTAELDAEVKVCVLRANGKAFCAGADLDYLKRLQAYDFDQNLQDSSHLKSLFEWIYKMGKPVIAMIQGHAIAGGAGLATVCDFAFSVPEAQFGYTEVRIGFIPAIVMVFLIRKIGETRAKELLLSGDIVDAATAEKYNMINKVVPAAEIEAHVTAFAARLCSQNSGQSMAITKKMIGDVQHFPISEALTFAARMNARARGSEDCKRGIAAFLNKEDITW; translated from the coding sequence ATGGAAAAGAACGAATATGTACGTTATGAGGTGATCGATCGCGTCGCCTGGATCACGATCGACCGCCCTGACAAGCGCAATGCCTTGAATTTCACGATGGTTTCCGAGCTGCTGGAAGCCTTCAAAACTGCCGAACTCGACGCAGAGGTCAAGGTCTGCGTTCTCCGAGCCAATGGCAAAGCCTTTTGCGCAGGTGCCGACTTGGACTACCTGAAGCGGTTGCAAGCCTACGATTTTGACCAAAACCTGCAAGATTCCAGCCATTTGAAAAGCCTCTTCGAATGGATCTACAAAATGGGCAAACCCGTGATCGCCATGATTCAAGGTCATGCCATTGCGGGCGGTGCCGGCCTTGCTACGGTCTGTGACTTCGCATTTTCCGTCCCGGAGGCTCAGTTTGGGTACACGGAAGTCCGCATCGGCTTCATTCCAGCGATTGTGATGGTGTTTTTGATCCGGAAGATCGGTGAAACCCGCGCCAAAGAACTGCTGTTGAGCGGCGACATCGTCGATGCTGCAACCGCCGAAAAGTACAACATGATCAACAAAGTTGTCCCCGCTGCCGAAATCGAAGCCCATGTCACCGCATTCGCAGCCCGCCTGTGTAGCCAAAACAGCGGTCAATCCATGGCCATCACCAAGAAAATGATCGGCGACGTCCAACATTTCCCAATTTCCGAGGCCCTCACCTTCGCCGCACGTATGAATGCCCGCGCCCGCGGCAGTGAAGATTGCAAAAGAGGCATTGCGGCGTTCTTAAACAAAGAAGATATTACGTGGTGA
- a CDS encoding ComEC/Rec2 family competence protein — protein sequence MHSTIKRMMIYFQKNPLLLVALTFAAGIAISAFVPSPGFWGLALAFIFATVLFLGSRRKLSLKVQKVSQISIYTCFVLAGWCLGEHAAVVPAMDPSRFIGQEIEVEGTVVDDVKTTAFGYKTILEITNPVQGKVMLYLPSKSEKPQVNDILSGRVTFNELSSKNLGFANWLHHQGIHSTAKGQEFKKIGEERGFLAQLHNLRNSLSNQLASTFPDAKTAGLSNAMLLGDRTALDGEIRKDFSATGLSHIVAISGMNFAIIYGVLNLLLSPMLYVRRGRQMRTFIVVPLLAFFALLTGGNPAVVRAAIMLGMLDISQSFWSKNNSLNALATSALMFLAYDPQSLFTPDFQLSYAAVLGILLLQNPILHYLHVRIPKFPKLISSALSVTLAAQLATTPFVAWHFQSFPTYFLLANLVVLPLVTLVVQIGFAGFVLAWIPGISTAWGGVMDFLLWSITSLAELMAQLPGATISAIDSSQVGIWVLIGQLVAGFGILERKRIRKYISALNGQPRIATPIVQNFQRPAVAAAVVAGCLLAGFFAF from the coding sequence ATGCATTCAACCATTAAACGCATGATGATCTACTTTCAAAAGAATCCACTGCTGCTTGTCGCCTTGACCTTTGCTGCGGGAATTGCAATTTCTGCTTTTGTACCCTCGCCAGGATTTTGGGGACTCGCTTTGGCCTTCATTTTTGCAACGGTACTGTTTTTGGGGTCACGAAGGAAACTCTCCCTGAAGGTTCAGAAGGTCTCTCAAATTTCCATCTACACTTGTTTTGTTTTGGCAGGTTGGTGTTTGGGGGAACATGCTGCCGTTGTCCCTGCCATGGACCCTTCCCGATTTATTGGCCAGGAAATCGAAGTAGAAGGTACCGTGGTGGACGATGTCAAGACTACGGCGTTTGGATACAAGACAATTCTGGAAATCACCAACCCCGTCCAAGGGAAAGTGATGCTGTACCTTCCATCCAAGTCAGAGAAGCCTCAGGTGAACGACATTTTGTCTGGAAGGGTCACATTCAATGAACTTTCATCCAAAAACCTCGGATTTGCAAATTGGCTTCATCATCAAGGCATTCATTCGACGGCTAAGGGGCAGGAATTCAAAAAGATAGGCGAAGAAAGAGGTTTTCTTGCCCAATTGCACAACCTGCGAAACAGCCTTTCCAATCAACTTGCATCGACATTTCCGGATGCAAAAACCGCTGGTTTGAGCAATGCGATGCTCCTTGGCGATCGCACGGCCCTGGACGGTGAAATTCGTAAGGATTTCTCCGCTACAGGTTTGAGCCATATTGTCGCGATTTCGGGAATGAACTTTGCGATCATCTATGGTGTTCTCAATTTGCTCCTCTCCCCAATGCTTTATGTGCGACGTGGGCGTCAAATGCGTACCTTCATCGTGGTGCCACTCCTTGCATTTTTTGCGTTGCTCACAGGCGGAAATCCAGCCGTGGTACGTGCTGCGATCATGCTTGGGATGTTGGACATCAGCCAGTCTTTCTGGAGCAAGAACAATTCGCTGAATGCCTTGGCGACTTCTGCCTTGATGTTTCTGGCCTATGATCCACAATCACTGTTTACCCCTGATTTTCAGCTATCTTATGCCGCTGTGCTGGGGATCCTGCTGCTACAAAATCCGATCTTGCACTATCTGCACGTCAGAATTCCAAAATTTCCGAAGCTAATCTCTTCTGCCCTTTCCGTCACGTTGGCGGCGCAATTGGCTACAACGCCCTTTGTAGCCTGGCATTTCCAATCTTTCCCGACCTACTTCCTGCTCGCCAATCTTGTGGTTTTACCCTTGGTAACTCTGGTGGTGCAAATTGGCTTTGCAGGCTTCGTTTTGGCCTGGATACCCGGTATCAGCACTGCTTGGGGTGGAGTCATGGATTTCCTTCTTTGGTCAATCACGAGCCTCGCCGAATTGATGGCGCAGCTTCCCGGCGCAACGATTTCTGCCATTGACAGCAGCCAAGTTGGCATCTGGGTTCTCATTGGGCAATTGGTCGCGGGTTTTGGAATCTTGGAACGGAAGCGCATTCGGAAATACATCAGCGCGCTGAATGGCCAACCTCGGATCGCCACTCCAATCGTCCAGAACTTTCAGCGTCCCGCCGTTGCTGCCGCTGTCGTTGCCGGTTGTTTGCTGGCTGGATTCTTCGCTTTTTGA
- a CDS encoding GNAT family N-acetyltransferase: protein MELENTRIVHAEEDADFDQIFAIREAVFERELGLAEEKQIDGFDHVAHHYIMVYNDRAVGVSRWRVTLGGNIRLDRLAVLKEYRGKGFGKALMQKMLTHIPKNKTTYLECLVDQASFFEDLGFLVVGDEFDFQGFPHLRMELKA, encoded by the coding sequence ATGGAACTGGAAAATACCCGAATTGTCCACGCTGAGGAAGATGCCGATTTCGATCAGATTTTTGCCATTCGCGAGGCGGTGTTTGAACGCGAATTGGGATTGGCGGAGGAAAAGCAGATCGACGGCTTTGATCATGTGGCACATCATTATATAATGGTGTACAACGATCGTGCTGTAGGTGTTTCAAGGTGGCGGGTGACTTTGGGTGGAAACATCCGGCTCGATCGACTTGCTGTGCTCAAAGAATACCGCGGCAAAGGCTTTGGCAAGGCGCTCATGCAAAAAATGTTGACGCACATCCCCAAAAACAAAACCACCTACCTGGAATGCCTGGTCGACCAAGCTAGTTTTTTTGAAGACCTCGGATTTCTGGTGGTCGGGGACGAATTCGATTTTCAAGGATTCCCACATTTGCGGATGGAGTTGAAGGCCTGA
- a CDS encoding MBOAT family protein: protein MIFNSIEFVLFLPAVFILYWFVLQRSLKIQNLFLWGAGYVFYGWWDWRFLLLLAASTFIDYFVAQQIGKHEEEAPRKRWLMVSLVAQLGMLGVFKYFDFFITSWVDAWATVGVTMDVQTLQIVLPVGISFYTFQTMSYVLDVYRGKMEPCRDLISFGAFISFFPQLMAGPIERASRVLPQFMKPRVFGYDQAIQGVRLIIWGLFKKVAVGDNCGVFVDDVFSAPDSYSSLTLCLGALAFAFQIYGDFSGYSDIAIGSAKLLGFELMSNFKVPYFSRTISEFWKRWHISLSTWFQDYLFMPMALQFRNLRKWGVAIAVFLTFLTSGIWHGANWTFVIWGAYHGLLLVLEQGVRTIFPGRLPEAESPWRFRQIPMILGTFFMVCLGLVFFRANSVAAAFHYLSNIANNAGGSNYFPTTRTLGYLSILLVLDWWYRNDERSPLARNGMPKLVNQLLLIILTLNVIRWMFSNEASFIYFQF, encoded by the coding sequence TTGATTTTTAACTCGATCGAATTTGTGTTGTTTTTGCCAGCAGTATTCATACTGTACTGGTTTGTACTTCAACGTAGTCTCAAGATTCAGAATTTGTTTCTTTGGGGAGCCGGGTACGTTTTTTATGGATGGTGGGATTGGCGGTTTCTGTTGCTTCTGGCAGCTTCGACCTTCATTGATTACTTTGTTGCCCAACAGATTGGCAAACACGAAGAAGAAGCACCACGGAAGCGGTGGTTGATGGTGTCCTTGGTTGCCCAATTGGGAATGCTGGGTGTTTTTAAGTATTTCGACTTCTTTATCACCTCATGGGTAGATGCCTGGGCCACCGTTGGCGTGACCATGGATGTGCAGACGCTTCAAATCGTCTTGCCGGTCGGGATCAGCTTCTATACCTTTCAAACAATGAGCTATGTGCTTGATGTTTATCGCGGCAAAATGGAACCCTGTCGCGACTTGATATCATTCGGCGCCTTCATTTCCTTCTTTCCACAACTCATGGCCGGCCCGATCGAGCGGGCATCAAGGGTGCTACCTCAGTTCATGAAGCCCCGTGTGTTTGGATATGACCAAGCAATCCAAGGTGTGCGACTCATTATCTGGGGACTCTTCAAGAAGGTAGCCGTTGGAGACAACTGTGGTGTTTTCGTTGACGACGTATTCAGTGCCCCCGACAGTTATTCCAGTTTGACACTCTGTTTGGGCGCCTTGGCCTTTGCATTTCAAATCTATGGAGACTTTTCCGGCTATTCCGACATCGCAATCGGCTCGGCAAAGCTTTTGGGGTTTGAGTTGATGAGCAATTTCAAGGTCCCTTACTTTTCACGCACGATTTCGGAGTTCTGGAAGCGATGGCACATTTCGCTTTCCACATGGTTCCAAGACTATCTTTTCATGCCAATGGCATTGCAGTTCAGGAATTTGCGGAAGTGGGGAGTTGCGATTGCGGTATTTTTGACCTTTCTCACCTCAGGAATCTGGCATGGTGCCAACTGGACCTTTGTGATCTGGGGAGCATATCACGGACTGCTGCTGGTCTTGGAGCAAGGTGTACGCACGATTTTTCCGGGCAGATTGCCCGAAGCTGAGTCCCCATGGCGTTTCCGCCAAATTCCCATGATCTTGGGGACATTTTTCATGGTTTGCCTTGGCTTGGTATTTTTTCGGGCAAATTCTGTCGCTGCAGCCTTCCATTACCTCTCCAATATCGCAAACAATGCGGGTGGATCCAACTATTTCCCGACGACACGTACATTGGGCTACCTTAGTATTTTGTTGGTTTTGGACTGGTGGTACCGCAATGATGAACGATCCCCATTGGCAAGGAATGGCATGCCCAAGTTGGTGAATCAACTTCTTTTGATCATCTTGACCCTGAACGTGATCCGTTGGATGTTTTCCAATGAGGCCTCATTCATATATTTCCAATTTTGA
- the topA gene encoding type I DNA topoisomerase, producing MAKKNLMIVESPAKAKTIEKYLGSDFVVKASYGHVRDLPKADDAIDIEHGFEPKYIVLPDKKDVIKELKQLAKEAETVWLATDEDREGEAISWHLAEVLGLDTKLAKRVVFNEITKKAVVDAVANPRLINLDLVNAQQARRVLDRLVGFKLSPILWSKVRTGLSAGRVQSVAVRLIVEREREIQAFNSESTFKVVAEFGLAAGQRLLAETRGKYVAEEKVRKFLESCVGATFTITGLETKPGKRSPAAPFTTSTLQQEASRKLGFGVSQTMRVAQSLYEAGHITYMRTDSVNLSGFAIAAAEEVIKRKYGPEYHKARQYKSKNSSAQEAHEAIRPSEMAASEISGERNEQRLYDLIWKRTVASQMADAVTERTTVTVGISTNPEELVATGEVIKFDGFLKVYMESQDDEEEEEGGSGVLPPINKGQVLNLTEIVARERFTKHLPRYAEASLVKKLEELGIGRPSTFAPTISTIQKREYVTKENREGFERTFRVIKLQGAEIKSTEGKEVFGAEKAKLFPSDLGMLVTDFLTENFPKVLDYSFTAKVEEEFDEIALGTKTWNNMISSFYGDFSETVKDTKDNAARVGKERVLGVHPKSGMALIAKFGRYGPFVQMGETVEGGAKPTYASLRKDQLLDTITLDEAVELFKLPRDLGELEGLKVKANIGRFGPYIQLGKEFFSIPKGEDPYEITLERAAQVIDDKRNAEKNKLIKEIAPEIQVLNGRFGPYIKMKGANLKIPKGIEPASITLEDCEKYFEEQKDKPKGRAPRGAKKGK from the coding sequence ATGGCCAAAAAGAACCTCATGATTGTCGAGTCGCCTGCCAAGGCCAAGACGATCGAGAAATACCTCGGCAGCGATTTTGTCGTCAAGGCCAGCTATGGCCACGTACGTGACCTCCCCAAAGCCGATGACGCCATCGACATTGAGCATGGCTTTGAACCCAAATACATCGTCCTTCCTGACAAAAAGGATGTGATCAAAGAGCTGAAGCAATTGGCCAAGGAAGCGGAAACCGTATGGTTGGCGACTGACGAGGACCGCGAAGGGGAAGCCATTTCTTGGCACCTCGCCGAAGTCCTCGGACTGGATACCAAGCTTGCCAAACGTGTGGTTTTCAATGAGATCACCAAAAAGGCCGTCGTCGATGCCGTCGCCAACCCGCGACTCATCAACCTCGACCTCGTCAACGCACAACAGGCTCGCCGCGTGCTCGACCGCTTGGTAGGTTTCAAATTGTCGCCAATCCTCTGGTCCAAAGTGCGTACAGGCCTGAGCGCAGGCCGTGTGCAATCGGTCGCCGTGAGGCTCATCGTCGAACGCGAACGCGAAATCCAAGCCTTTAACTCCGAAAGCACTTTCAAAGTCGTCGCCGAATTTGGACTTGCTGCCGGTCAACGGTTGCTTGCCGAGACCCGGGGAAAATACGTCGCAGAGGAAAAAGTCAGGAAATTCCTTGAAAGCTGCGTGGGTGCAACGTTCACCATCACCGGACTTGAAACCAAACCCGGCAAACGTTCGCCAGCCGCTCCTTTTACCACCTCGACCTTGCAACAGGAGGCGAGCCGCAAGCTCGGCTTTGGCGTTTCGCAGACCATGCGCGTTGCGCAGAGCCTCTACGAAGCGGGACACATTACTTATATGCGTACCGATAGCGTCAACCTGAGCGGATTTGCCATCGCAGCAGCCGAGGAGGTGATCAAACGCAAGTATGGCCCTGAATACCATAAGGCGCGCCAGTACAAAAGCAAGAATTCGAGCGCACAGGAAGCCCACGAAGCCATCCGTCCTTCGGAAATGGCAGCTTCAGAAATTTCCGGTGAACGCAACGAACAACGGTTGTATGACCTGATTTGGAAGCGTACGGTCGCGAGTCAGATGGCGGATGCCGTCACCGAGCGCACCACTGTGACCGTCGGAATCAGCACCAACCCTGAAGAACTTGTCGCAACCGGCGAAGTCATCAAATTTGACGGCTTTTTGAAGGTGTACATGGAAAGTCAGGACGACGAAGAGGAAGAAGAGGGCGGAAGCGGTGTTTTGCCTCCGATCAACAAAGGTCAAGTCCTGAATCTGACGGAAATTGTTGCAAGGGAGCGGTTTACAAAGCACTTGCCCCGCTATGCAGAGGCAAGCTTGGTCAAGAAACTCGAAGAGTTGGGAATCGGAAGGCCTTCGACGTTTGCGCCTACGATTTCGACGATTCAAAAGCGTGAATACGTCACCAAGGAAAATCGCGAAGGCTTTGAAAGAACCTTCAGGGTGATCAAACTCCAAGGTGCCGAAATCAAAAGCACAGAAGGAAAGGAAGTATTTGGCGCTGAAAAGGCCAAGCTATTCCCGAGCGATTTGGGAATGCTTGTGACAGATTTTTTGACCGAAAACTTCCCCAAAGTCCTTGACTATTCGTTTACAGCCAAAGTCGAAGAGGAATTTGATGAGATTGCGCTAGGTACCAAAACCTGGAACAACATGATCAGCAGCTTCTACGGCGACTTTTCCGAAACGGTAAAAGATACCAAGGACAATGCAGCAAGAGTTGGGAAGGAACGCGTATTGGGCGTTCATCCGAAGTCAGGAATGGCTTTGATTGCAAAATTCGGTCGATACGGGCCCTTCGTCCAAATGGGCGAGACCGTCGAGGGAGGTGCAAAACCTACCTACGCAAGCCTGCGCAAGGATCAATTGTTGGACACCATTACCTTGGACGAAGCCGTGGAACTGTTCAAGCTGCCACGCGACCTCGGCGAATTGGAAGGGCTCAAAGTGAAGGCCAACATCGGCCGATTCGGACCCTACATCCAACTGGGCAAGGAGTTTTTCTCGATTCCAAAAGGGGAGGACCCTTACGAAATCACGCTTGAGCGTGCCGCGCAGGTCATCGACGACAAGCGCAATGCAGAGAAAAATAAACTGATCAAAGAAATTGCACCTGAAATCCAGGTACTCAACGGCAGGTTTGGCCCTTACATCAAGATGAAAGGCGCCAACTTGAAAATTCCGAAAGGGATTGAACCAGCGTCAATTACGTTGGAGGATTGTGAAAAATATTTTGAGGAGCAAAAGGACAAGCCCAAAGGCCGTGCGCCAAGAGGGGCTAAAAAAGGAAAATAA
- a CDS encoding acetyl-CoA carboxylase carboxyltransferase subunit beta, with product MSWFKRVKDGILTRTEDKTEAPDGMWSKCPECKKATHHRSLEEHHYVCPECDYHFRIGSAEYFGVLFGDNPFTVHFANLAPGNPLDFEDSKKYPDRIKETIEKTHLPEAIRVAEGVIEDEPVVVACMDFRFIGGSMGSVMGEAISRGIDICLEKRIPMIIISKSGGARMMEGALSLMQMAKVSAKLSVLADAHIPFFSLLTDPTTGGVTASFAMLGDFNIGEPNALIGFAGPRVIKETIGKDLPKGFQKSEFLLQHGFLDFICHRRDLKKKLYTLIKLLK from the coding sequence ATGAGTTGGTTCAAACGCGTAAAGGACGGGATTCTCACCCGCACCGAAGATAAAACCGAAGCTCCCGATGGGATGTGGTCCAAATGCCCCGAATGCAAGAAGGCCACCCATCACCGTTCGTTGGAAGAGCATCATTACGTTTGCCCGGAATGCGACTACCATTTTCGGATCGGAAGTGCCGAGTACTTCGGTGTCTTGTTTGGTGACAATCCATTCACGGTTCATTTCGCTAATCTCGCCCCCGGAAACCCGCTGGATTTCGAGGATTCCAAGAAATATCCTGACAGGATCAAGGAAACCATCGAAAAAACCCATCTTCCGGAAGCTATCCGTGTCGCCGAAGGCGTCATTGAGGACGAGCCGGTTGTCGTGGCTTGTATGGACTTCCGGTTCATCGGTGGATCCATGGGCAGCGTGATGGGGGAGGCGATCTCAAGGGGAATCGACATTTGCCTGGAGAAGCGTATTCCCATGATTATCATCTCCAAAAGTGGTGGAGCGCGAATGATGGAAGGTGCATTGAGCCTCATGCAAATGGCCAAAGTCAGTGCAAAGCTTTCCGTACTTGCCGATGCACATATTCCCTTCTTTTCGTTGTTGACGGATCCTACAACCGGGGGAGTTACTGCGAGTTTTGCCATGCTGGGCGATTTCAACATTGGTGAACCCAATGCCTTGATCGGCTTTGCCGGCCCAAGGGTGATCAAGGAAACGATTGGAAAGGACCTTCCAAAGGGCTTCCAAAAGTCCGAATTCCTTTTGCAGCACGGCTTCCTCGACTTTATTTGTCACCGACGCGACCTCAAAAAGAAGCTTTATACCCTGATCAAACTCTTGAAATAA
- a CDS encoding radical SAM protein, with amino-acid sequence MRLFKKPVLCNYYVTYRCNATCSFCDIWERPSPYVTLENARENLTDLAKLGVKVIDFTGGEPLLHRQIVDLLGIAKSLGFITTLTTNTLLYPKNAERLQGLVDMLHFSLDSVDRAKHNASRGVDCFDHLQRSITLAQELGEQPDILFTVTDENVAEIPALYQEYVQEQKLHVILNPMFEYNSVGKNLDEATLQSLYDWSKQPGIYLNTAFLDLRKRGGNQINDPICKAGSTTIVISPENELVLPCYHLGLKQVPIAGRLFELWKSQEIQSQIAEEGRLPGCQGCVVNCYMEPSMAVETGPYFLKSAVSTLKYALEKWVYA; translated from the coding sequence ATGCGCCTTTTTAAAAAGCCGGTACTCTGCAATTATTACGTGACCTACCGCTGCAATGCGACCTGCAGCTTCTGTGACATTTGGGAAAGGCCTTCTCCATATGTCACGTTGGAAAATGCCAGGGAAAACCTCACTGATCTTGCGAAGCTCGGGGTCAAGGTCATCGACTTCACGGGTGGCGAACCTTTGCTTCATCGACAGATCGTGGACTTGTTGGGAATTGCAAAATCCTTGGGGTTCATCACCACCCTCACCACCAACACGCTGTTGTATCCCAAAAATGCAGAGCGGCTTCAAGGATTGGTGGATATGCTTCATTTTTCGCTGGATTCAGTGGACCGGGCAAAACACAATGCCTCGAGAGGCGTCGATTGTTTTGACCATTTGCAGCGCAGCATCACACTTGCGCAGGAGCTTGGGGAGCAACCCGACATTCTTTTTACAGTCACCGATGAGAACGTCGCGGAAATTCCTGCCTTGTATCAGGAATATGTACAGGAGCAAAAGCTGCATGTGATTCTCAATCCCATGTTTGAATACAATTCCGTGGGGAAAAATCTGGATGAAGCCACACTTCAGTCGCTTTATGATTGGTCAAAGCAGCCTGGCATTTATCTGAATACCGCATTTTTGGACCTTCGCAAGCGCGGAGGGAACCAAATCAATGATCCAATATGCAAGGCTGGCAGCACAACAATCGTGATCAGCCCGGAAAATGAATTGGTTTTGCCTTGTTATCACTTGGGATTAAAACAAGTTCCCATTGCAGGGAGGCTTTTTGAATTGTGGAAAAGCCAGGAAATTCAGTCCCAAATTGCAGAAGAAGGCCGGTTGCCTGGTTGTCAGGGCTGTGTCGTGAATTGCTATATGGAACCCTCCATGGCCGTTGAAACAGGCCCGTATTTTCTGAAATCAGCGGTTTCTACCCTTAAGTATGCATTGGAAAAATGGGTCTATGCGTAG
- the rpsO gene encoding 30S ribosomal protein S15, protein MYLNTEIKKEIFGKYGHGQVVTETGSPESQIALFTFRINHLTDHLKAHKKDVSTRAGLLRLVGKRRRLLNYLMKNDIVRYRAVIKELGIRK, encoded by the coding sequence ATGTACCTCAATACTGAGATCAAAAAAGAAATTTTCGGCAAATACGGCCACGGTCAAGTAGTGACTGAAACCGGTTCGCCAGAATCCCAAATTGCCCTGTTTACATTCAGGATCAATCACCTCACGGATCACCTCAAGGCTCACAAGAAAGACGTTAGCACCCGTGCAGGATTGCTTCGCTTGGTAGGTAAGAGAAGACGGTTGTTGAACTATTTGATGAAAAACGACATCGTGCGTTACCGTGCCGTCATCAAAGAATTGGGAATTAGGAAGTAA